Within Plasmodium reichenowi strain SY57 chromosome 3, whole genome shotgun sequence, the genomic segment taataataatacaatgaagaatatacataaaataaaagataaacataaaataaaagataaacataaaataaaagataaatataataataataatgatgatgatgatgatgaaaatgatgatTATGACGATTATGACtatgaaaaagaagaagatcTAGTTATTcagaaaaatatagatgattatatttataaaaatacaacAGGAATGAATAAAAGCCTCGAAGAATTTAAAAATCAGTTTATTGAACAGGCAGATATAGAATTTCAAAATTTCCTCAGTAACGTTAATCTAGATGAACATGGCAGAGTGAAAAGTAACGATGAGAATACAAAAAGTACagaacatataaaaaatgaaaatagtataaataaagGTTATGATACAGAATTAATACGAAATCAAATGGAagataatttaataaaaaaagatattgataataatatttcaaatgatataactaataatgaaataaatatcatcaaattaaaaaaattaaataaaagcgatgaagatattaatttaacaagtgatttaatatatgaaagGTTAAGAACCAAAGTTTTATGgtatatacaaaaaattgaatatcttaaatttaaatatcAATATGATATTGTTAATGAACAATATCcaattattaaaaatgaaaaaacTGTATTAGatcttttaaattatgGATATAAAATAGTTATGTCACCAGATGTAGATAATTCGTTATttgaaaaaacaaaaatagATTCAATTCCTAATGAGAAGGacaaaaataatcaaatggaaaatcaaaaaaacagtaaaaataatattattaacatgTTCAATATTAtgtgaatataaaaatgtgaACAGACAagcacatatatatatatatatatatatatatattatatatatgtttatgtttatgtttatgtttatgtttatgtttatgtttatgtttatgtttatgttttttttttttttttttttagagaaatatttttacttcAAGTGCAGAGATTGTGATTATCACTTATTCAACAcaagtaataatataataacatattttttttacaattaatatttttattttttaaacgctcttttaaatgttttttttttttttttttttcttttttttttaaaggtGAGAAAGATGTTTCAGAAAAAATAAGCGTATGTCCACAATGCAAAACGAAGGTTTGAGGGGTTCTCATAAATATGTAGCACACACACAAACAAACAtaaacacatatatatatatatatatatatatgtatatatatatgtacatttttatttatttatttttgtgtTCATTCAAGTTTGGGTAGCCCACACTAgcataatattattatataaactATAATAATACGTAGGGAGGCCTGAATATGTTAgtgttttaaaaaataaataagaagCATACATGTCAGGGtgataaaacaaaatgaacaaGAGATATGataaagagaaaaaaaaataagaaaaagtAAAAGAGTTGACGATAgtatcataattatatgtagaagaagaaataaaggagaaaaaaaaattttttttttttttttttttttcaggataaacaataaaatgtaattcataatataaataatttaaaaaaggGTTTTgattaaaattatattttttatatatatatgagaATATATCACAACAATTTTGAATACGTtgtgtatataaaaataatagaagatttatatcattttttagtgcataaaaaatatgtgaaaagtttttcttatttttatgtttgttttgattattaattttattataagatttattatatggatataaatcattagatatattattatttaaatatgttagatattttttaattttatttttgtagtatatattttctttttcatttaaataattatattcatataataatattttattataagCCTTAAATATTCTGTATACACATTCCTTGTGGTCTACTTTGtgtatatatgaaaatatgttatttatattattaatcaTAGAGTAATATAAATCTTTAAATTTCACAATATCGATTTCTTTATCTCCACATTCCTTTAAATGAATGTgaattttatgtatattttttttatgtatgatatgataataattatttataataaattgatcaaagttatatatataataattaaatgctcttttcattttatataatttcctatttatatattcattcatttttaaaaaataggtacaaaatatttttctaatattattatacatataatataatctgagctcataattatattcgtatatatcttttatataaaaataagatatGATAGATGattcaaataaattatacttttttttgaacattatattattatttttaacatcatcatttacagtattattatgttcTATAAAAGAAGTATccttatttattattatattttttaaataaaaaatccAAGGGAACCTCTTTTTTATGTAACATAAATTTATTgtattatcttcatttttatgtttttcttttttacCTTTCAAGTaatcaaaaatattattactatatatCTTAGCAAGTTCATAAATgcttttccttttttctttttttcttgtatTATAATCGTTAATTTTGTTGTCTTCATAAAATCCATCtaacattttattattacaaatgtaactattattattacaaatgttactttcattattattattattattattattattagttgttgttttgtttttttctttaacGTACAcattattgtatatattacCATTCCTGCTTCTTCCTATTTCATCctcaaaatatattatatttttagataaaagaaaaggaaaagagGCAAaggaattttttttttctctttcttcatttttacTAAAGCGCTTTAATATATTCCTTCttaaattattcatatagTCAGCTgaattcaaatatattattttattgtcTTTATCAAACtgcatttttttttctaacaagggtatattttttttaatactaATTAATTTTAAGGAACACTCAAATAGTAAGCGCATATATATCATGACATATAACTCGTTTAATATCTGTATATCATCTAATTTGTTGGCttttagaaaatatatcttttttaatatatcttttttttggtccttttgtatatttatactatcacatgtattattatttttcttttcatgATCAGATTTATTCATTGGATACTTTTGTTTctccatatttttattttttgtattatcatGCGTGTGTTGTTTTTTCAGATTCTTAAATGAGTATCTATTTGAATAACTATTTCTAtgatcataaaaataattatcggatatataattgtatatattattatgtgtATTTTCGTTTGAATACTTATAGAACTTGTcgttttcttttttatgGAAGTGATTCATCATTTGATGTTCGAAgaaatcatatatatgattttcttcttttttaaaaaaaaaaaaaaaaaatgaatatatatatttaaacaaTGATGTATTAGTATTATTCTTTtgatttgtttttttttttatatcttcgatgtgattataatttaataatataatttccatatttttataacatatatattttaaaatatttatcatataaaaatttatatatatattagtgTTTGTGTTTAAACAAATACGacatatattatcataagcttgatttaaaagataaatcATATTTAAGGTAATATGTTGACAATTTTTATCcttataagaaatatatttttctgtGTAAAAATtgtgtatattatatttatcataaatattaatattttctttttctatattattatttgtagaataagaagatatatttgtattcttacaagaatatatatttatacctaattgttttttattattattatgatgatgTGTAGGATTTGTTGCTTCTTGTTGATTGtgttcattatttatttgtgtaaaatattttaattttttttcatttacaagattatgattattgtctaatttattgtaataatataaagaaggatatatattaacacaATGTTctgaaatattttttaaaatatataaacttAAATGTGGTGATAATATACCATACTTCAAACTATATTCTAAGActatttcatatatataaaatttattaaataaattttgttcatcagatatgaaattatattttattggttctcttctttttttacttactacatttgtaatataatagtattcttctttatcttttcttctttttctatacttaaaatataaccatcgtaatattttgttcttatatatataactatcataaatattaagaaataataaaggtATATAGGAACATTTATTATGAATTcgtatttttttaatcttCTCAATGTcgttattatttattaatgtctcataattattttcattatctttATGTCGTTTTAAAAAGTAAGCGAACAGGCTCGGCACGCTCACAAGAAGGTAAAAAACATTATTTCTTTTGAGGCTCAGCatgttttttattctttacAAAAAANNNNNNNNNNNNNNNNNNNNNNNNNNNNNNNNNNNNNNNNNNNNNNNNNNNNNNNNNNNNNNNNNNNNNNNNNNNNNNNNNNNNNNNNNNNNNNNNNNNNNNNNNNNNNNNNNNNNNNNNNNNNNNNNNNNNNNNNNNNNNNNNNNNNNNNNNNNNNNNNNNNNNNNNNNNNNNNNNNNNNNNNNNNNNNNNNNNNNNNNNNNNNNNNNNNNNNNNNNNNNNNNNNNNNNNNNNNNNNNNNNNNNNNNNNNNNNNNNNNNNNNNNNNNNNNNNNNNNNNNNNNNNNNNNNNNNNNNNNNNNNNNNNNNNNNNNNNNNNNNNNNNNNNNNNNNNNNNNNNNNNNNNNNNNNNNNNNNNNNNNNNNNNNNNNNNNNNNNNNNNNNNNNNNNNNNNNNNNNNNNNNNNNNNNNNNNNNNNNNNNNNNNNNNNNNNNNNNNNNNNNNNNNNNNNNNNNNNNNNNNNNNNNNNNNNNNNNNNNNNNNNNNNNNNNNNNNNNNNNNNNNNNNNNNNNNN encodes:
- a CDS encoding hypothetical protein (conserved Plasmodium protein, unknown function~part of same gene as PRSY57_0313100A~gap found within coding sequence); amino-acid sequence: RIYEECVGDLIRKKIERYNLYCEKKKIKFNMKDAIKKMEINIKDDDLYFNYHYNELLRCFTMKLNIERNNKNIIRSNYDNINNDISVDKDMYMNNHVDVNINNISLDEKIKEQFENPDDENLKELKDTYEQFQLFNDNIIKYIEEDQQLYNINDDNNNNNNNTMKNIHKIKDKHKIKDKHKIKDKYNNNNDDDDDENDDYDDYDYEKEEDLVIQKNIDDYIYKNTTGMNKSLEEFKNQFIEQADIEFQNFLSNVNLDEHGRVKSNDENTKSTEHIKNENSINKGYDTELIRNQMEDNLIKKDIDNNISNDITNNEINIIKLKKLNKSDEDINLTSDLIYERLRTKVLWYIQKIEYLKFKYQYDIVNEQYPIIKNEKTVLDLLNYGYKIVMSPDVDNSLFEKTKIDSIPNEKDKNNQMENQKNKKYFYFKCRDCDYHLFNTSEKDVSEKISVCPQCKTKV
- a CDS encoding hypothetical protein (conserved Plasmodium protein, unknown function), with the protein product MLSLKRNNVFYLLVSVPSLFAYFLKRHKDNENNYETLINNNDIEKIKKIRIHNKCSYIPLLFLNIYDSYIYKNKILRWLYFKYRKRRKDKEEYYYITNVVSKKRREPIKYNFISDEQNLFNKFYIYEIVLEYSLKYGILSPHLSLYILKNISEHCVNIYPSLYYYNKLDNNHNLVNEKKLKYFTQINNEHNQQEATNPTHHHNNNKKQLGINIYSCKNTNISSYSTNNNIEKENINIYDKYNIHNFYTEKYISYKDKNCQHITLNMIYLLNQAYDNICRICLNTNTNIYINFYMINILKYICYKNMEIILLNYNHIEDIKKKTNQKNNTNTSLFKYIYSFFFFFFKKEENHIYDFFEHQMMNHFHKKENDKFYKYSNENTHNNIYNYISDNYFYDHRNSYSNRYSFKNLKKQHTHDNTKNKNMEKQKYPMNKSDHEKKNNNTCDSINIQKDQKKDILKKIYFLKANKLDDIQILNELYVMIYMRLLFECSLKLISIKKNIPLLEKKMQFDKDNKIIYLNSADYMNNLRRNILKRFSKNEEREKKNSFASFPFLLSKNIIYFEDEIGRSRNGNIYNNVYVKEKNKTTTNNNNNNNNNESNICNNNSYICNNKMLDGFYEDNKINDYNTRKKEKRKSIYELAKIYSNNIFDYLKGKKEKHKNEDNTINLCYIKKRFPWIFYLKNIIINKDTSFIEHNNTVNDDVKNNNIMFKKKYNLFESSIISYFYIKDIYEYNYELRLYYMYNNIRKIFCTYFLKMNEYINRKLYKMKRAFNYYIYNFDQFIINNYYHIIHKKNIHKIHIHLKECGDKEIDIVKFKDLYYSMINNINNIFSYIHKVDHKECVYRIFKAYNKILLYEYNYLNEKENIYYKNKIKKYLTYLNNNISNDLYPYNKSYNKINNQNKHKNKKNFSHIFYALKNDINLLLFLYTQRIQNCCDIFSYIYKKYNFNQNPFLNYLYYELHFIVYPEKKKKKKNFFFSFISSSTYNYDTIVNSFTFSYFFFSLSYLLFILFYHPDMYASYLFFKTLTYSGLPTYYYSLYNNIMLVWATQT